One region of Limnospira fusiformis SAG 85.79 genomic DNA includes:
- a CDS encoding AAA family ATPase, with translation MDVTEVLQLADHLVFQQTEKHLDDSQQTVIKAVWEGKTYDQIADLSHLSERYVRDIGYKLWQILSEALGEDIKKNNFRSTFERLEFNLSQSTNINNIQNNVQSSNNLQFYSPPSQPLNREQRHEDIFQKIDLSLAPEIIGFSRRETELKMLENWLLNKGKSRLISVLGVSGIGKTTLVKRFVDQHLDRFEVIIWRNLKFPESLTSLVNDLLKVSEKEPKGTVSDRLKQLLGFFTEKHCLIILDDVQNLFTRGALVGQYERDYQDYQNFFRAIADLEHQSNVILISREKCREMECLDEQLYPIKSLELSGLEDVEILRNMGGGLLKDEDNWLKLIQLYQGNPGYLKQIAFIIHNIFDGHVADFLAENSLIITPEMQFGFQQLFERLSPIEQQLILELSQLDKPVTREDLTESLQLSSMDLINGLQSLQQRYIVTKIRENRLLFKVCPVLREYLIRCQK, from the coding sequence ATGGATGTAACAGAAGTTTTACAATTGGCAGATCATCTAGTGTTTCAGCAAACAGAAAAGCACTTAGACGACTCTCAGCAAACTGTGATTAAGGCAGTATGGGAAGGTAAAACCTATGATCAAATTGCCGATTTATCTCATTTGAGTGAGCGTTATGTTAGAGATATTGGTTATAAATTATGGCAAATATTGTCTGAAGCATTAGGTGAGGATATAAAAAAAAATAACTTTCGGTCAACCTTTGAACGGTTAGAATTTAATTTATCACAATCTACTAATATCAACAACATACAAAACAATGTGCAAAGTAGCAATAATTTACAATTTTATTCACCTCCTAGTCAACCCCTAAATAGGGAGCAAAGACACGAGGATATATTCCAGAAAATCGATTTAAGTTTAGCGCCTGAAATTATTGGTTTTTCCAGACGAGAAACGGAATTAAAGATGCTGGAAAATTGGTTATTAAATAAGGGAAAGAGTCGTTTAATTTCGGTGTTAGGAGTATCTGGTATTGGGAAAACTACTCTAGTTAAAAGATTTGTAGATCAGCACTTAGATAGATTTGAAGTAATAATTTGGAGGAACTTAAAATTTCCAGAATCGTTGACATCGCTAGTTAATGATTTATTGAAAGTTAGCGAAAAAGAACCAAAAGGAACTGTGAGCGATCGCCTTAAACAACTATTAGGTTTCTTCACGGAAAAGCACTGTTTAATCATCCTGGACGATGTACAAAATCTGTTTACGAGAGGCGCATTAGTCGGACAATACGAAAGAGACTATCAAGATTATCAAAACTTTTTCCGGGCGATCGCCGACTTAGAACATCAGAGTAATGTTATATTAATCAGTCGAGAGAAATGTCGAGAGATGGAGTGTTTAGATGAGCAATTATATCCGATAAAATCTTTAGAGTTATCCGGTTTAGAGGATGTAGAAATCCTGAGAAATATGGGAGGAGGACTGCTGAAGGATGAGGATAATTGGTTAAAGTTAATCCAATTATATCAGGGAAATCCTGGTTATTTGAAACAGATTGCTTTTATCATCCACAACATTTTTGATGGTCATGTCGCTGATTTTTTAGCCGAGAATAGCTTGATAATCACCCCAGAAATGCAGTTTGGTTTTCAGCAGCTATTTGAGCGACTCTCACCCATAGAACAGCAACTTATCTTAGAGTTGAGCCAGTTAGATAAACCTGTAACTAGAGAAGATTTAACCGAGAGTTTACAGTTATCATCAATGGACTTAATTAACGGGTTACAGTCCTTACAGCAGCGATATATAGTTACGAAAATTCGAGAAAATCGGCTGTTGTTTAAGGTGTGTCCGGTATTGAGGGAGTATCTGATCCGTTGTCAAAAGTGA
- a CDS encoding MAE_28990/MAE_18760 family HEPN-like nuclease: MAANAYLDYVRLQKLNYQELSSNFLALAMKEKLKKSKETNKPSVYIPICKFFISELNQRSVLPKDAISTASNLSSEIFKEITAIYTSTTPNNCDRSL, encoded by the coding sequence TTGGCAGCGAATGCTTATCTGGACTATGTTCGCCTGCAAAAGCTGAATTATCAAGAACTTTCGAGCAATTTTTTGGCTTTGGCGATGAAGGAAAAACTGAAGAAGTCAAAAGAGACCAATAAACCTTCAGTCTATATCCCTATCTGCAAATTTTTTATTTCGGAGTTAAATCAAAGGTCGGTTTTACCCAAAGATGCGATCTCGACCGCCTCGAATCTATCCTCGGAGATTTTTAAAGAAATCACTGCCATATATACCTCAACCACCCCGAATAACTGCGATCGCTCTCTTTAG
- a CDS encoding DUF262 domain-containing protein, producing MSLQEEIDKHRRNIKTDSYSMSIGELMSLYEHKEIEIRPDFQRYFRWSNYQKSSFIESIVLGIPIPPIFVSQGNDGVWEVIDGLQRLSTIYEFVGIWRDKHPDKDTDFYILDSTMYLPSLKGKKWDDPDDQENSLTPTQRLLIKRAKITVNIVLPESDRIIKYELFQRLNTRGSIATPQEVRNCMALMLDKNLYNVMRSLAERDTFKNCIALSDRLYEEQYDMELVLRFMLLFDRDDENLENMKGDVSDLLTKEMRDKTIDNNWNFGDIETAFDVTFKILHETMGDNSFKRYKLEDDRFLGGFLLSAYEVIALGIGYHYKNPLHKDRVCDRIKSIWSNPTYRHNSGAGVNATRRLPHLIKLGREVFSPL from the coding sequence ATGTCATTACAAGAAGAAATCGATAAACACAGACGAAATATCAAAACGGACAGCTACTCAATGTCCATCGGTGAGTTGATGAGTCTATATGAGCATAAAGAAATCGAAATTCGCCCGGATTTTCAACGTTATTTTAGGTGGTCAAACTACCAAAAATCATCATTTATAGAATCGATAGTTTTGGGAATACCGATTCCGCCAATTTTTGTCAGTCAAGGAAATGACGGTGTGTGGGAGGTGATTGATGGTTTACAAAGACTTTCAACTATCTATGAATTTGTCGGCATTTGGAGAGACAAACATCCAGATAAAGATACCGATTTCTATATTTTGGATTCTACCATGTACTTGCCTTCATTAAAGGGCAAAAAATGGGATGATCCGGACGACCAGGAAAATTCTCTGACTCCGACACAGCGTTTGTTGATTAAGAGAGCGAAAATTACGGTAAATATTGTTTTGCCAGAAAGTGATAGAATTATCAAATATGAGTTATTTCAGCGACTCAACACAAGGGGGTCGATCGCTACGCCTCAAGAAGTGAGGAATTGCATGGCATTAATGTTAGATAAAAATCTATATAATGTGATGCGATCGCTTGCGGAAAGGGATACCTTCAAAAACTGTATTGCTTTGAGCGATCGCCTCTATGAAGAACAGTATGATATGGAATTAGTATTGCGTTTCATGCTTCTGTTTGACCGGGATGATGAAAATCTTGAAAACATGAAAGGTGATGTCAGTGATTTATTGACTAAGGAAATGCGAGATAAAACCATCGATAATAATTGGAATTTTGGCGATATAGAAACAGCCTTTGATGTGACTTTTAAGATCTTGCATGAAACGATGGGCGATAATAGCTTTAAGCGATATAAACTCGAAGATGATAGATTTCTGGGTGGGTTTTTATTGTCTGCCTATGAAGTAATTGCCCTCGGAATAGGGTATCATTATAAAAATCCCCTTCACAAAGATCGAGTCTGCGATCGCATCAAGAGCATTTGGTCAAATCCAACCTATCGCCATAATTCCGGTGCTGGAGTTAATGCAACCAGACGTTTACCCCATCTAATTAAATTGGGTCGAGAGGTATTTTCTCCCCTATGA
- a CDS encoding ferredoxin has translation MSQLSASSQQSHSERSGLEPELGGFLRDAPERSGFEPELGGTLRQKGVYVDEPTCIGCKHCAHVARNTFYIEPDHGRSRVFRQDGDSEDVIQEAIDTCPVDCIHWVDYTELKVLEQERQNQVIARVGFPAEAAIAPRKRKQSPR, from the coding sequence ATGTCTCAATTGTCTGCATCATCACAACAGTCTCACTCAGAACGTTCGGGGTTAGAACCGGAATTGGGTGGGTTTTTGCGGGATGCACCTGAGCGTTCTGGGTTTGAGCCAGAGTTGGGGGGTACACTGCGCCAAAAAGGGGTTTATGTTGATGAGCCTACTTGTATTGGTTGCAAGCATTGCGCTCATGTGGCTAGAAACACATTCTATATTGAGCCAGACCATGGCCGATCGCGAGTGTTTCGCCAGGATGGAGATTCGGAAGATGTCATTCAAGAGGCGATCGATACTTGTCCGGTTGATTGCATTCACTGGGTTGACTATACGGAACTCAAAGTCCTTGAACAAGAACGTCAAAATCAGGTGATCGCTAGGGTTGGTTTTCCGGCTGAGGCGGCGATCGCACCCCGGAAACGTAAACAGTCCCCAAGGTAA
- a CDS encoding DUF1257 domain-containing protein, with protein sequence MSHFSQIKTQIRNITSLKAALTDLGIDWKPGPREVRGYRGQTLAAEVVIQQENGYDIGFAWNGQEYELVADLQFWQQATPVDHFLRKVTQRYAFHTVVTASTAQGFQVSEQHNNQDGSIRLVVQRWSA encoded by the coding sequence ATGTCACACTTTAGCCAAATCAAAACCCAAATTCGGAATATCACCTCTTTAAAAGCTGCTTTGACTGATTTAGGTATTGACTGGAAGCCTGGACCCCGCGAGGTTCGAGGTTATCGTGGTCAAACTCTGGCGGCGGAAGTGGTTATCCAACAAGAGAATGGTTATGATATCGGCTTCGCTTGGAATGGTCAGGAATATGAACTGGTGGCAGATTTGCAATTTTGGCAACAAGCTACCCCGGTTGATCATTTCCTGAGAAAAGTTACTCAACGTTATGCTTTCCACACTGTGGTTACCGCGAGTACGGCCCAAGGTTTCCAAGTTTCCGAACAGCACAATAATCAAGATGGATCGATCCGCTTAGTTGTTCAACGCTGGAGTGCTTAA
- a CDS encoding DUF2997 domain-containing protein produces the protein METLEFIIHPDGRVQERVTGIVGASCAEVTAAIEAELGVVLNQETTSEYFAQGNHQSQNATAQVGLSNW, from the coding sequence ATGGAAACCCTAGAGTTTATCATCCATCCCGACGGCCGAGTTCAGGAACGAGTCACCGGAATTGTTGGTGCGTCCTGTGCTGAGGTTACGGCGGCGATCGAAGCTGAGTTAGGGGTGGTATTAAATCAGGAGACAACTTCTGAATATTTCGCCCAAGGGAATCACCAGTCTCAGAATGCCACTGCTCAAGTGGGTTTGAGTAACTGGTAA
- a CDS encoding glycoside hydrolase family 108 protein: protein MNVQQATGKLKHINLKSRLIAGGLGLLVAISIPLIGHETLARTRSKSDYEQRLFDAALGFTLYFEGGFSDHPADIGGRTYRGILQTEYNAYRASRGLPPLDVLQMSDAEMLEIYDGYWRGSGAPAMHPALAIVMFDTAVNFGIHNSITFLQQALGLPQTGVFDAETRAALAQGNNKFTALQIVNERILYRYKRVQEKPSQMAFFHGWLSRDYSLWGYVSQIQN, encoded by the coding sequence ATGAATGTACAACAAGCAACTGGTAAGCTGAAGCATATCAATCTCAAGTCTCGCCTGATTGCTGGCGGTTTGGGGTTATTGGTGGCTATTTCTATTCCCCTGATTGGTCACGAAACCTTGGCTCGTACCCGCAGTAAAAGCGATTACGAACAGCGACTTTTTGATGCCGCTTTGGGATTTACTCTCTATTTTGAGGGTGGCTTTAGTGACCATCCGGCAGATATTGGCGGCCGCACCTATAGGGGTATTCTCCAAACTGAGTATAATGCCTATCGTGCCAGCAGGGGTTTACCTCCCTTGGATGTGCTACAAATGTCTGATGCGGAAATGCTGGAAATTTATGATGGCTATTGGAGAGGTAGCGGCGCTCCCGCCATGCACCCCGCTTTAGCGATCGTCATGTTTGACACAGCCGTTAACTTTGGCATTCATAATTCCATTACTTTTTTACAACAAGCCCTGGGGTTGCCACAAACGGGGGTATTTGATGCCGAAACTCGCGCGGCTCTCGCACAGGGTAACAATAAGTTTACCGCTCTCCAAATTGTTAATGAGCGCATCCTGTATCGTTATAAGCGGGTTCAGGAAAAGCCCAGTCAAATGGCTTTCTTTCATGGTTGGCTCAGTCGTGATTATAGTCTCTGGGGATATGTTAGCCAGATTCAAAATTAA
- a CDS encoding class I SAM-dependent methyltransferase, producing MTDSFFQNKQSFFDRWAPFYDFLLTTVFYQAVHKRLLEFAEFPNSANILDIGCGTGRLLQRLAKQFPDLQGTGLDLSPQMIKEAKNQNVYGDRLQFLQGNVEALPFPESSFDAVFCTISFLHYPHPEFVLAEIKRVLRSQGVFYLADYTVNDWTEYREVAVSPGKLRWYSRKKREQLANSAGLSCLGHHYLIGPVLLTKFVNY from the coding sequence ATGACTGACAGCTTTTTTCAGAATAAACAATCGTTTTTTGACCGCTGGGCTCCTTTTTATGATTTCCTGCTGACCACGGTTTTCTATCAGGCTGTACATAAGCGTTTATTGGAGTTTGCGGAGTTTCCTAATTCCGCTAATATTCTTGATATTGGCTGTGGTACAGGACGACTGCTACAGCGTTTGGCTAAACAGTTTCCTGACCTTCAGGGGACGGGGTTGGACTTATCTCCTCAAATGATTAAAGAGGCGAAAAACCAAAATGTCTATGGCGATCGCCTACAGTTTCTACAGGGGAATGTTGAGGCTTTACCTTTTCCTGAGTCGAGTTTTGATGCCGTTTTTTGTACTATCAGTTTTCTCCATTATCCTCACCCTGAATTCGTCCTAGCAGAAATTAAACGGGTTTTGCGATCGCAGGGAGTTTTTTATCTGGCTGATTATACCGTTAATGATTGGACTGAATATCGAGAGGTTGCTGTCTCTCCTGGTAAGTTGCGGTGGTACAGCCGCAAAAAAAGGGAACAGTTGGCTAATTCTGCGGGTTTGTCTTGTTTGGGTCATCACTATTTAATCGGTCCGGTTCTCCTCACTAAGTTTGTTAATTATTAA
- a CDS encoding HAD-IA family hydrolase, whose protein sequence is MAITHVIYDLDGILLDTEPLHAQVNQAIANRYGKTIDRTLQYQLCGRKSKDSAALIVETLQLPLTPEAFLQEKDAIIYQYYPQVPPLPGIVRLTHHLANHNIPQAVATSSATRPFTAKTQPHQAWFSLFRCIVRGDDPELTRGKPAPDIFLIAAKRLGAKPENCLVFEDSLAGVMAARQAGMYVVAIPPPEMDYSAYQQADQVLTSLEDFKPEYWHLPAFEPDHHRVSPAQV, encoded by the coding sequence ATGGCGATCACCCACGTTATTTATGATCTTGACGGTATACTATTAGATACTGAGCCTCTCCATGCTCAAGTAAATCAGGCGATCGCTAACCGTTATGGTAAAACCATTGACAGAACCCTACAATATCAACTTTGTGGTCGTAAGTCTAAAGACTCCGCCGCCTTAATTGTAGAAACCCTGCAATTACCCCTAACCCCCGAAGCATTTTTGCAGGAAAAAGACGCAATTATCTATCAATACTATCCCCAAGTTCCCCCCCTACCCGGAATAGTTCGGCTTACCCATCACCTCGCTAACCACAATATCCCCCAAGCCGTCGCCACCAGTTCTGCTACCAGACCCTTTACCGCCAAAACCCAACCCCATCAAGCCTGGTTTTCCCTATTCCGCTGTATTGTCAGAGGAGATGACCCGGAATTAACCAGAGGAAAACCCGCACCAGATATATTCTTAATTGCGGCTAAACGACTAGGTGCTAAACCTGAAAATTGCCTAGTGTTTGAAGACTCCCTCGCTGGGGTAATGGCTGCGCGACAAGCGGGAATGTATGTGGTGGCTATTCCACCGCCAGAAATGGACTACAGCGCCTATCAACAAGCTGATCAAGTCCTGACTTCCCTAGAAGATTTTAAACCAGAATATTGGCATCTTCCGGCTTTTGAACCTGATCATCACCGGGTTTCCCCCGCGCAAGTTTAG
- the acsF gene encoding magnesium-protoporphyrin IX monomethyl ester (oxidative) cyclase: MVDSLKKPTFEEIRPGVKVPAKETILTPRFYTTDFEEMEKMDISANEEEIRAILEEFRVDYNRHHFVRDEEFEQSWDHIDGETRKVFVEFLERSCTAEFSGFLLYKELSRRLKEKSPVLAECFLLMSRDEARHAGFLNKALSDFNLSLDLGFLTKSRKYTFFKPKFIFYATYLSEKIGYWRYIKIYRHLEAHPEDRIYPIFRFFENWCQDENRHGDFFDAILKSQPSLLNDWKARLWCRFFLLSVFATMYLNDLQRADFYAAIGLNARDYDIEVIEKTNETAGRVFPIILNVNHPSFYQRLDECVKTNEKLSAIANSNAPGFVKFFQKLPHYISNGWQFLNLYLLKPINVEPSHGVVR, encoded by the coding sequence ATGGTAGATTCCCTGAAAAAACCCACATTTGAAGAGATACGTCCTGGGGTTAAGGTTCCAGCTAAGGAAACCATCCTGACACCTCGGTTCTACACCACAGATTTTGAAGAGATGGAAAAAATGGACATCTCTGCTAATGAAGAGGAAATCAGGGCGATCTTGGAAGAGTTCCGGGTTGACTACAACCGTCATCACTTTGTCCGTGACGAAGAGTTTGAACAGTCCTGGGACCACATTGATGGCGAAACTCGCAAGGTTTTTGTAGAGTTTTTAGAGCGTTCCTGCACCGCCGAATTTTCTGGCTTCCTGCTTTACAAAGAACTCAGCCGTCGCCTTAAAGAAAAAAGCCCTGTCTTGGCTGAATGCTTCTTGCTCATGTCACGAGATGAAGCACGCCATGCCGGTTTCCTTAACAAAGCTCTGTCCGATTTTAACTTATCTCTGGATCTGGGTTTTCTCACCAAAAGCCGGAAGTACACCTTCTTTAAACCCAAGTTTATCTTCTACGCTACCTATCTTTCTGAGAAGATTGGTTACTGGCGTTACATCAAAATCTATCGCCATTTAGAAGCTCATCCAGAAGATCGGATTTACCCGATTTTCCGTTTCTTTGAAAACTGGTGTCAGGATGAAAACCGCCACGGTGATTTCTTTGATGCGATACTCAAGTCTCAGCCTAGCCTGTTGAACGACTGGAAAGCTCGCCTATGGTGTCGCTTCTTCCTGCTATCTGTGTTCGCGACTATGTATCTAAATGACCTACAGCGTGCGGACTTCTATGCGGCTATTGGCTTGAATGCTCGCGATTATGACATCGAAGTAATCGAAAAAACTAACGAAACTGCTGGTCGGGTGTTCCCCATTATCCTTAATGTCAATCACCCCAGTTTCTACCAACGTCTTGATGAGTGCGTGAAGACTAATGAAAAACTTAGTGCGATCGCTAATTCTAACGCACCTGGTTTCGTCAAGTTCTTCCAAAAACTACCCCACTACATCTCTAATGGTTGGCAGTTCTTAAACCTGTACCTACTCAAACCCATTAATGTAGAACCCAGTCATGGTGTAGTTCGCTAA
- a CDS encoding NINE protein, protein MKKITTSYILWAIGLITPISGLHRLYNGQIVTGVIWMCTLGLFRVGQLVDVFLIPSMVEEYNAKAQARLGVAPDGSPLPESNPVTLIVTGDLQERLRMRLLQAAAARGGKLSVTQGVMATGADFERVENVLNDMFKRGYVSITNDPDSGIVIYDFHEL, encoded by the coding sequence GTGAAAAAAATTACCACGAGTTATATACTATGGGCGATCGGCTTGATTACTCCCATCAGTGGTTTACATCGCCTGTACAATGGCCAGATTGTCACCGGTGTAATTTGGATGTGTACTTTGGGACTGTTCCGAGTTGGCCAGTTGGTGGATGTATTTTTGATTCCCAGTATGGTGGAGGAATATAATGCTAAAGCACAGGCCAGGCTGGGAGTTGCGCCGGACGGTTCCCCACTTCCCGAAAGTAACCCAGTGACGTTAATTGTGACTGGAGACTTGCAGGAACGTCTGCGAATGAGATTACTACAGGCAGCGGCGGCGCGGGGTGGTAAACTGTCAGTTACTCAGGGAGTCATGGCAACCGGCGCGGACTTTGAACGGGTGGAAAATGTTTTAAATGATATGTTCAAAAGGGGTTATGTGAGTATTACCAACGACCCTGATTCTGGTATTGTGATTTATGATTTCCACGAGTTATAA
- the guaD gene encoding guanine deaminase gives MYGVRSAFLDFIDDPFVVSPTESYRYLEDGLLIVEDGKIKAFGSYDHIRTDYPEIEIIDYSQRLIIPGFVDTHVHYPQTEIIASYGEQLLQWLEKYAFPGEQRFKDPLHAREVAGFFFDELARNGTTTAVVMTTVFPESTRVFFEEAQSRNIRAIAGQVMMDRNAPESLLDNPETAYHNNKDLIKEWHNRGRLCYTITPRFAITSTPEQLEVAGQLKREFPDVYVHTHLSENQEELVTVSQLFPECKDYLEVYEKAGLVGDRSIFAHGIYLSNSEFKRLSEAGSAIAFCPTSNMFIGSGLFNLKEAKSPAHPIAVGLASDVGAGTSFSMLKTMSAAYKVTQLQKQTLSPLPAFYLATLGGAKAIHLDSYIGNFQIGKESDFIVLNWQATPLMAFRHPQHSIESVEKLNEILFSLMILGDDRSIDATYIGGNLAYRKPDYMTW, from the coding sequence ATGTACGGAGTTCGCAGCGCTTTTCTGGATTTTATTGATGATCCGTTTGTGGTGTCTCCCACGGAAAGCTATCGCTATCTTGAGGATGGGTTATTAATTGTTGAGGATGGCAAAATTAAGGCTTTCGGTTCCTATGACCATATCCGAACCGATTATCCTGAAATTGAGATTATCGACTATAGCCAAAGGTTGATCATCCCTGGTTTTGTTGATACTCATGTTCACTATCCACAAACGGAGATTATTGCTTCCTATGGGGAACAGCTTTTGCAGTGGTTAGAAAAATATGCTTTCCCCGGTGAGCAAAGGTTCAAAGACCCATTACACGCTCGCGAGGTCGCCGGGTTCTTTTTTGATGAGTTGGCGCGGAATGGCACGACTACAGCGGTGGTAATGACAACCGTTTTCCCAGAGTCAACCCGGGTATTTTTTGAGGAAGCACAAAGTCGTAATATTCGGGCGATCGCTGGTCAGGTGATGATGGACAGAAATGCACCTGAGTCCCTATTGGATAACCCGGAAACTGCCTACCACAATAATAAAGATTTGATTAAAGAATGGCATAATCGCGGTCGGTTGTGCTATACAATTACTCCGAGGTTTGCGATAACTTCGACCCCAGAACAGTTGGAAGTAGCCGGACAACTAAAACGAGAATTTCCTGATGTGTATGTTCATACTCATTTATCAGAAAATCAAGAAGAATTAGTGACGGTTTCCCAATTGTTTCCTGAGTGTAAAGATTATTTGGAGGTATACGAAAAAGCGGGTTTAGTAGGCGATCGCTCAATTTTTGCCCACGGCATTTATTTAAGCAATTCCGAGTTTAAACGTTTGTCCGAAGCGGGTTCAGCCATAGCTTTCTGTCCGACTTCCAATATGTTCATTGGTAGTGGATTATTTAATCTGAAAGAGGCGAAATCACCCGCGCACCCCATAGCGGTAGGTTTAGCCAGTGATGTGGGTGCGGGAACCAGTTTTTCCATGCTAAAAACCATGTCCGCCGCCTATAAAGTCACCCAGCTACAAAAGCAAACTCTGTCACCATTGCCAGCCTTTTATTTAGCTACCCTAGGGGGTGCTAAAGCCATTCATTTAGACTCATATATCGGCAACTTTCAAATAGGGAAAGAATCCGATTTTATTGTATTAAATTGGCAAGCCACACCATTAATGGCATTCCGCCACCCTCAGCATAGCATAGAATCAGTGGAAAAACTCAACGAAATCCTATTTTCTCTGATGATTTTAGGGGACGATCGCAGCATTGATGCTACCTATATTGGGGGGAACCTAGCCTATCGCAAGCCTGATTATATGACCTGGTAA
- a CDS encoding TIGR04282 family arsenosugar biosynthesis glycosyltransferase, with protein MEHLIVFTRYPEPGQTKTRLIPALGIEGAAKLHRQMTEKAIATVDKLQELRPISTEIKFTGTTLSQMQDWLGCHLCYNPQVGGNLGERMSEAFQSAFNRKYRSVVMIGSDCPAITSHILSQAFQLLQQFDIVLGPATDGGYYLIGLSRFIPEIFEGVNWGTELVWKQTISICHHLNIAVANLTILTDIDRPEDLEKLTDPISEII; from the coding sequence ATGGAACATTTAATTGTTTTCACCCGTTACCCAGAACCCGGTCAAACCAAAACGCGACTAATTCCCGCGCTGGGTATTGAAGGCGCGGCGAAACTACATCGCCAAATGACCGAAAAAGCGATCGCCACAGTGGACAAACTCCAGGAATTGCGTCCCATTTCCACAGAAATTAAATTCACAGGAACTACCCTAAGTCAAATGCAAGATTGGTTAGGGTGTCATCTGTGTTATAATCCTCAAGTAGGGGGGAATTTAGGCGAGAGAATGTCGGAAGCATTCCAGTCAGCATTTAACCGTAAATATAGGTCGGTAGTGATGATTGGAAGCGACTGTCCAGCCATCACTTCCCATATCCTTAGTCAAGCCTTCCAGCTACTCCAGCAGTTTGATATAGTCCTGGGACCCGCGACGGACGGAGGATATTATTTAATCGGACTATCAAGGTTTATCCCCGAAATATTTGAGGGAGTGAATTGGGGAACCGAATTAGTCTGGAAACAAACAATTTCTATCTGTCATCATCTTAACATAGCGGTTGCTAATTTAACCATTTTGACTGATATTGACAGACCAGAAGACTTAGAAAAACTCACAGATCCCATATCGGAAATTATCTAA